A single region of the Saprospiraceae bacterium genome encodes:
- a CDS encoding LptF/LptG family permease, translating to MLKILDKYIIKKFMSTFFFTVLIFTMISVIIDFSEKVEKFIEEPVTKAEILIDYYPNFIIFIHGLLWPLFTLIAVIFFTSRMAYSSEIISILNAGVSFQRLMRPYLIGATFIAGLHLLGNHIYIPKGNMKRLDFEHKYIAKDRDIGKTQDVHMFVAPDTKIYINFYRKRDSTARNFRIEQFKDNELIFMLKASTAEWQGPPGKWRLNNYEIRTFDGLKETFQLGRGKHIDTTLNVTPEDFIDYADQQTMMTTSRLKRVIALQRERGAGNLEKYLIELHRRTAEPFTIFILTIIGVAIAARKVRGGMGLHLAIGVGLGACYIFLSRFSIVFAAGQSIPVLLGIWIPNIVFSTIAVYLLFKAQK from the coding sequence ATGCTAAAAATCCTCGATAAATATATCATTAAGAAGTTTATGTCCACCTTCTTTTTCACCGTACTCATCTTTACGATGATATCGGTGATCATTGATTTCAGTGAAAAGGTGGAAAAATTTATCGAAGAGCCTGTTACGAAAGCAGAAATCCTTATAGACTATTATCCCAATTTCATTATTTTCATCCATGGTCTACTTTGGCCCTTGTTCACCCTGATTGCCGTCATCTTTTTCACCTCAAGGATGGCTTATAGTTCAGAGATTATCTCTATTCTAAATGCAGGAGTAAGCTTTCAACGACTGATGCGGCCTTATTTGATTGGTGCCACTTTTATCGCGGGACTCCATTTATTAGGGAACCATATCTATATTCCCAAAGGCAACATGAAAAGGCTGGATTTTGAGCATAAATACATTGCCAAAGACCGCGATATTGGCAAAACCCAGGATGTGCACATGTTTGTCGCACCCGATACCAAGATTTACATCAATTTTTACCGCAAACGCGACAGTACCGCTCGCAATTTCAGAATCGAGCAGTTTAAAGACAACGAGTTGATTTTTATGCTTAAAGCCAGTACAGCCGAATGGCAGGGACCACCCGGCAAATGGCGACTGAACAACTACGAAATTAGAACCTTCGATGGCCTTAAAGAAACGTTTCAATTGGGCAGGGGCAAACATATAGATACCACGTTGAATGTCACGCCTGAAGATTTTATAGACTACGCCGACCAACAAACCATGATGACGACTTCTCGCTTAAAGCGAGTGATTGCTTTGCAGCGAGAAAGAGGGGCCGGCAACCTGGAAAAATACCTCATCGAGCTACATCGGCGAACAGCCGAACCTTTCACCATTTTTATCCTCACCATTATTGGTGTGGCCATTGCTGCGCGTAAAGTAAGGGGTGGGATGGGCCTACACTTAGCCATTGGCGTTGGTTTGGGTGCTTGTTACATTTTCCTATCTCGCTTTTCTATCGTATTTGCCGCAGGCCAGTCTATCCCCGTATTGCTGGGGATCTGGATTCCTAATATTGTCTTCTCGACTATTGCCGTTTATCTCTTATTTAAAGCGCAGAAGTAA
- the tgt gene encoding tRNA guanosine(34) transglycosylase Tgt, with product MLKFKIQATDPASNARAGEMQTDHGTILTPIFMPVGTVGTVKGVHQHELKDVVKAQIVLGNTYHLYLRPGMEVLRHAGGLHQFNGWDGPILTDSGGYQVYSLSHRRKIKEEGVTFQSHIDGSKHFFSPEGAMDIQRTIGGDIIMAFDECPPYPSDYRYAKQSMELTHRWLKRCCDHHDATEGYYGYHQSLFPIVQGSTYDDLRKESAETIASFEREGNAIGGLSVGEPAEEMYKHTEIVCGFLPKDKPRYLMGVGTPVNLLECIALGIDMFDCVLPTRNARHGLLYTSEGIMNFKNAKWKDVHEPIDAEGPCLTSRIHTKAYLRHLIHSGELLGGQLASLHNLSFFLWLVGEAREHILAGDFAIWKAAMVNKLQRRL from the coding sequence TTGTTAAAATTTAAAATACAAGCGACAGACCCAGCCTCCAATGCCAGGGCGGGAGAGATGCAGACGGATCATGGGACCATTTTAACCCCTATTTTTATGCCAGTGGGGACAGTAGGTACTGTCAAAGGTGTACACCAGCATGAGCTGAAAGACGTGGTGAAAGCCCAGATTGTCCTAGGGAATACTTATCATCTGTACTTGCGGCCAGGGATGGAGGTCTTGCGCCATGCGGGCGGCTTACATCAATTCAATGGCTGGGATGGCCCTATTTTGACGGATAGCGGCGGGTACCAGGTGTATTCCTTGAGCCACCGCCGTAAAATCAAAGAAGAGGGCGTTACCTTCCAATCGCACATTGATGGCTCCAAGCATTTTTTTAGTCCAGAAGGAGCCATGGACATCCAACGGACCATTGGCGGCGACATTATCATGGCTTTTGATGAATGCCCGCCCTATCCCAGTGATTACCGCTACGCCAAACAATCCATGGAGCTAACGCACCGCTGGTTGAAGCGATGTTGTGACCATCATGATGCAACGGAAGGCTACTACGGCTATCACCAATCCTTGTTTCCTATTGTGCAGGGTAGCACCTATGATGATTTGCGAAAAGAATCCGCCGAAACCATTGCTAGCTTTGAACGGGAAGGAAATGCCATTGGCGGCCTATCCGTTGGAGAGCCAGCAGAAGAAATGTATAAGCATACGGAAATAGTTTGCGGCTTTTTGCCCAAGGATAAACCCCGTTACCTCATGGGAGTGGGCACTCCTGTCAATCTATTGGAATGTATTGCATTGGGGATAGACATGTTCGATTGTGTGTTGCCTACTCGAAATGCCCGTCATGGCTTGCTGTATACGTCGGAAGGCATCATGAATTTCAAAAACGCCAAATGGAAGGATGTCCATGAACCTATCGATGCGGAGGGTCCTTGCCTGACCAGTCGCATCCACACCAAAGCCTACCTGCGGCACCTGATCCACAGTGGGGAGTTGCTCGGGGGGCAATTGGCTTCTTTGCACAACCTCAGTTTCTTTCTTTGGTTAGTAGGGGAGGCCCGGGAGCATATCCTGGCAGGAGATTTTGCGATTTGGAAAGCAGCAATGGTTAACAAACTGCAAAGACGTTTATAA
- a CDS encoding alpha/beta hydrolase-fold protein has protein sequence MKNKFPFFLLLLFPLMLTSQSTHKLEVEVSIDPSLKEQFQPAGRLLLFLSKDGRGELRFRTWPRVGNFIFAKNISNWPLKQPMTINKNAAFMQTSAIDLDAMSQDTFYLQVVWDQDREESRPEAPGNLYSEVQKVIINKDQKVSLKIDKVIAPRRMPNHPHIKEVTFKSDTLSKWWGKDMYLKVGVLLPGSYFEKGDAKFAFRYNIAGYGGRYTRASRLVNNKEFMGWWLSPEAPQIVTIYLDGEGPFGDSYQLDSENNGPYGYALTEELIPHLEKEFRGTGRADSRFLDGCSTGGWVSLALQIYYPDLFNGTWSYSPDAIDFENYQLVNVYKDANLFYNEWNNLRPLARDLTGDPSITVKDFIQYENVLGYSDTYATSGGQFSAHNALYSPKGPDGLPAPLFDPQTGVIDPAIAEYWKKYDLKLQVKENWSELGPKLQGKIWIWMGDMDNFYLNPATRAFDEFLKTTTNPVSDAHIEFTPMAGHCAQYDQKAVLKMMGDRLAN, from the coding sequence ATGAAAAATAAATTTCCTTTCTTCCTTTTACTACTGTTTCCGCTTATGCTAACCTCCCAATCCACGCACAAATTAGAAGTGGAAGTTAGCATTGATCCGAGTCTCAAAGAACAATTTCAGCCAGCGGGCCGCTTATTGCTCTTCTTGAGCAAAGATGGCCGAGGAGAACTGCGTTTCCGCACCTGGCCAAGGGTAGGCAATTTTATTTTTGCAAAAAATATATCCAACTGGCCCCTGAAGCAGCCGATGACCATCAACAAAAATGCGGCATTCATGCAGACCTCTGCCATAGACCTGGACGCCATGTCGCAAGATACTTTCTACCTTCAGGTCGTATGGGACCAGGATCGCGAGGAGTCCAGGCCCGAAGCCCCCGGCAATTTATACAGCGAAGTCCAAAAAGTAATCATCAATAAAGACCAAAAAGTCAGTCTCAAGATAGATAAAGTCATTGCTCCCAGGCGGATGCCAAATCATCCACACATTAAAGAAGTGACATTCAAAAGCGACACCCTTTCTAAATGGTGGGGAAAAGACATGTACCTCAAAGTTGGGGTTTTGCTACCGGGCAGTTATTTTGAAAAAGGCGATGCCAAATTTGCTTTCCGCTACAATATTGCAGGCTATGGCGGTCGCTATACCAGGGCTAGCCGGCTAGTCAATAACAAAGAATTCATGGGATGGTGGCTGTCGCCCGAAGCTCCGCAGATCGTCACGATTTACCTGGATGGGGAAGGCCCCTTTGGCGACTCTTACCAGCTTGATTCCGAAAACAATGGCCCTTATGGTTATGCCTTGACGGAAGAGCTCATCCCCCATTTGGAAAAGGAATTCAGGGGGACGGGAAGGGCCGATAGTCGGTTTTTGGATGGGTGTTCCACAGGCGGCTGGGTATCCCTGGCCCTTCAAATTTACTATCCTGACCTTTTTAATGGTACGTGGTCCTATAGCCCCGATGCCATTGATTTTGAAAACTACCAACTCGTCAATGTCTACAAAGATGCCAACCTCTTTTATAACGAATGGAATAACCTGCGCCCCTTGGCCAGGGATCTGACAGGCGACCCGAGCATTACCGTGAAAGACTTTATCCAATACGAAAATGTCCTTGGCTATTCAGATACTTATGCTACTTCTGGCGGTCAATTCAGTGCCCACAATGCCCTGTACAGTCCCAAAGGCCCGGATGGCCTGCCCGCTCCGCTCTTCGACCCACAAACCGGTGTCATAGATCCGGCGATTGCGGAATACTGGAAAAAATACGACCTCAAGCTCCAGGTCAAAGAAAATTGGTCAGAACTCGGACCCAAGCTCCAGGGTAAAATCTGGATATGGATGGGTGACATGGACAACTTCTACCTCAACCCAGCCACCCGCGCCTTTGATGAATTCCTCAAAACAACCACTAATCCAGTCTCTGATGCGCATATTGAATTTACGCCGATGGCGGGACACTGTGCGCAATATGACCAGAAGGCGGTGTTGAAAATGATGGGGGATAGATTGGCGAACTGA
- a CDS encoding propionyl-CoA synthetase, with product MTNYQQLYENSIQHPVQFWEAQAKAIDWFQFPPELLSLDENELYRWYKGGKMNTSYLALDYHVKHGRANQTALIYDSPVTHTKKQFTYQQLLEEVELVAGMLKELGVEKGDRVIIYMPMVPETVFAMLACARLGAVHSVVFGGFAAHELAIRIDDAQPKVVMIGSGSIEINKVIPYKPLVDEALEEAQHRVDHVLVFQRDFVRAEMRSGRDVDWQSLRAKAKPVGYVEVDATDPLYILYTSGTTGKPKGVLRDNGGHAVALKFSMQYFYGIAPGEVYWAASDVGWAVGHSYIVYGPLIHGCTTLLFEGKPIKTPDAGTFWRMIADYKVNVFFTAPTAFRAIRKEDPTGSLKAKYDTSSLRYQFLAGERCDVSTLNWLGDLLKVPVIDHWWQTESGWPMIGQMTGVELPEIKEGSTGKPVCGYDFSIFDEAGNALPPNKEGFLAIKYPLAPGALPNLWQDTERYKASYLETFPGYYLSGDGAYIDEEGYIFITGRIDDVINVAGHRLSTAEMEEIVSSHAAVAECAVIGIKDDMKGQVPVGFVMLKDGVSISESELEAELIQMIRQKIGAVASFKRAVIAPKLPKTRSGKILRKIMRFIADGETFSTPSTIEDISVLDDLRGLMSDKQIGIAFKE from the coding sequence ATGACAAATTACCAACAACTTTACGAAAACAGCATCCAGCATCCCGTCCAATTCTGGGAAGCGCAAGCTAAAGCTATTGATTGGTTTCAGTTTCCTCCTGAGCTATTGAGCCTTGACGAAAATGAGCTCTACCGGTGGTACAAAGGAGGCAAAATGAATACCTCGTACCTGGCATTGGACTACCATGTCAAGCATGGGCGAGCCAATCAAACGGCGCTCATTTATGACTCGCCCGTTACCCATACCAAAAAGCAATTCACTTATCAGCAATTGCTGGAAGAAGTGGAATTGGTTGCCGGAATGCTCAAAGAACTAGGCGTAGAAAAAGGAGATAGAGTTATCATCTATATGCCGATGGTCCCCGAAACCGTCTTTGCCATGCTGGCTTGTGCCAGATTAGGGGCTGTTCATTCGGTGGTCTTTGGTGGATTTGCGGCGCATGAACTCGCCATTCGGATCGACGATGCCCAACCCAAGGTGGTGATGATAGGGTCAGGAAGTATAGAAATTAATAAAGTCATCCCTTACAAACCGTTGGTAGATGAAGCCCTGGAAGAAGCCCAACACCGGGTGGACCATGTATTGGTTTTCCAGCGGGACTTTGTGCGGGCGGAGATGCGCTCGGGCCGGGATGTAGACTGGCAAAGCCTCCGCGCCAAAGCCAAACCAGTTGGCTATGTGGAGGTAGATGCGACTGATCCGCTATATATTCTGTACACCTCTGGTACAACAGGCAAGCCCAAGGGCGTCCTCCGCGATAATGGCGGCCACGCCGTTGCCCTAAAATTCAGCATGCAATACTTTTATGGGATAGCGCCGGGCGAGGTATACTGGGCGGCCTCAGATGTAGGCTGGGCTGTTGGGCATTCCTATATTGTATATGGTCCACTTATACACGGATGTACTACCTTGCTCTTTGAAGGCAAGCCCATCAAAACACCTGATGCCGGTACTTTTTGGCGGATGATAGCCGATTACAAAGTCAATGTTTTTTTTACCGCGCCAACCGCCTTTCGGGCGATCAGGAAAGAAGACCCGACAGGATCACTCAAAGCGAAATACGATACCTCCTCCTTGCGCTACCAATTCCTGGCGGGCGAAAGATGTGATGTGTCTACCCTAAACTGGCTGGGTGATTTATTAAAAGTCCCTGTTATCGACCATTGGTGGCAAACAGAGTCAGGCTGGCCAATGATCGGGCAGATGACGGGGGTGGAATTACCGGAGATCAAGGAAGGGTCTACGGGCAAGCCCGTTTGTGGCTATGATTTTAGCATATTTGACGAAGCAGGAAATGCCCTTCCTCCCAATAAAGAAGGTTTTTTGGCTATCAAATACCCCCTTGCGCCGGGTGCCTTGCCCAATTTGTGGCAAGATACCGAGCGGTACAAAGCCTCCTATCTTGAGACTTTCCCGGGCTATTACTTGTCGGGGGATGGCGCCTATATCGATGAGGAGGGCTACATTTTCATTACTGGTCGGATCGATGATGTCATCAATGTGGCAGGTCATCGCCTATCAACCGCCGAAATGGAAGAGATCGTTTCTTCCCATGCAGCAGTGGCGGAATGTGCCGTCATTGGGATCAAAGACGACATGAAAGGACAGGTCCCGGTCGGCTTTGTTATGCTGAAAGATGGGGTCTCCATTAGTGAAAGCGAATTGGAGGCTGAACTGATACAAATGATCAGGCAAAAGATTGGGGCCGTGGCCAGTTTCAAAAGAGCCGTCATTGCGCCAAAACTTCCGAAAACCCGTTCGGGCAAAATTTTGCGTAAAATCATGCGCTTTATAGCGGATGGAGAAACCTTTTCTACCCCATCTACCATCGAAGACATTAGTGTACTGGATGATCTGCGAGGGTTAATGTCGGACAAGCAGATAGGGATAGCGTTTAAGGAATGA
- a CDS encoding cupin domain-containing protein — protein sequence MNKSFITATEREKEVLDWGTLFRLSGPQKTNAENLVVIEVNITPGNGHNFHKHPQQEEVIYVVEGEIEQWVGQEKRILTNGDSVFIPADGVHASFNVGTRDAKLLAILSPCIGDEGYELVEVFDQAPWNTLR from the coding sequence ATGAATAAATCCTTTATTACAGCAACTGAACGCGAAAAAGAAGTACTGGACTGGGGTACCTTATTCCGCCTGAGCGGCCCCCAAAAGACGAATGCCGAAAACCTGGTGGTCATCGAAGTAAATATCACGCCAGGCAATGGCCACAATTTCCATAAGCACCCTCAACAAGAGGAAGTGATTTATGTAGTGGAAGGAGAAATAGAGCAATGGGTTGGCCAGGAAAAACGGATATTGACAAACGGTGATAGTGTGTTCATCCCAGCGGATGGAGTACATGCTTCTTTTAATGTTGGCACAAGGGATGCCAAATTGCTAGCCATCCTAAGTCCATGCATAGGAGATGAGGGCTATGAATTGGTGGAGGTTTTTGATCAGGCTCCTTGGAATACGCTGAGGTAG
- a CDS encoding alpha/beta hydrolase-fold protein, with product MAKIILYSLISGFLLLSCSGQLDIPEKNQSDHLISIGNKEKIYSKILQEEREVFISVPKGFYGMNEQSPTFPVVYVMDGESQFLTIVGVLDQLSAPASANDVAPQMIVVGIPNTNRNRDLTPTQGIIGRDSASIKITGGAGLMADFIKKELIPYVDSLYPTSAHRVLVGHSLGGLFVLNTLIKYPALFQNYLAIDPFMRWDDQKFADTVIEAVKTIDDTNISLFIATANTRMSWMNLDDVKTDTTDIMYLMRSNLEFRDKMAASELKIKYTNQYYENEDHFQIPLMATYDGFRYFYDFYPFQQMIEYYYPRDPDEEGDLIQELENHYKKISQAFGYEILPMESYVNSWAFGFVQFGRPELANRLFDLNIKNYPESPVVYGSKGYYSLSQGDTIGAIAYFEKSLNKKELPHIKSALANLKKDVKGKH from the coding sequence ATGGCGAAAATAATTTTATATAGTTTGATCTCAGGCTTCCTACTGCTCTCTTGTAGTGGCCAATTGGATATTCCAGAAAAAAATCAATCGGATCATCTCATAAGCATTGGAAATAAAGAAAAAATCTATTCTAAAATCCTACAAGAAGAAAGAGAAGTATTCATATCCGTTCCTAAGGGATTCTATGGGATGAATGAGCAAAGCCCAACCTTTCCAGTGGTGTATGTAATGGATGGGGAGAGTCAATTTCTGACTATTGTTGGGGTTTTAGATCAATTGAGCGCTCCCGCCAGTGCAAATGACGTAGCCCCACAAATGATAGTCGTGGGTATTCCTAATACGAATAGGAATCGAGACTTAACTCCTACGCAAGGAATCATTGGACGAGATTCCGCAAGCATCAAGATTACTGGTGGGGCAGGATTAATGGCTGATTTCATTAAGAAAGAATTGATCCCTTATGTTGATAGCCTCTACCCAACTTCAGCTCATAGGGTGTTGGTGGGCCATTCACTCGGTGGTTTATTTGTTTTGAATACCTTGATAAAATATCCAGCACTTTTTCAAAACTACCTGGCTATTGACCCTTTCATGCGATGGGATGATCAAAAATTTGCAGATACGGTAATTGAAGCGGTAAAAACCATCGATGACACCAACATAAGCTTATTTATAGCTACTGCAAATACAAGGATGTCTTGGATGAACTTAGATGATGTGAAAACTGATACGACGGATATTATGTATCTGATGCGTAGCAATTTGGAATTTAGGGATAAAATGGCTGCCAGCGAATTAAAAATTAAATACACCAATCAATACTACGAAAACGAGGATCACTTTCAAATACCCTTGATGGCGACATATGATGGTTTCAGGTATTTTTATGATTTTTATCCATTTCAGCAAATGATTGAATACTATTATCCCAGGGACCCAGATGAAGAAGGTGATTTAATCCAAGAACTAGAAAATCATTACAAAAAAATATCACAAGCCTTTGGTTATGAAATCTTGCCTATGGAAAGTTATGTCAATTCTTGGGCATTCGGATTTGTGCAATTTGGCAGACCGGAATTAGCGAATAGATTATTCGATTTGAATATCAAAAACTATCCTGAAAGTCCCGTTGTATATGGCTCAAAAGGATATTATTCACTTTCACAAGGCGATACAATTGGTGCGATAGCCTATTTCGAAAAATCATTAAATAAAAAAGAATTACCGCATATAAAATCAGCCTTGGCCAATTTGAAAAAAGATGTAAAGGGCAAACACTAA
- a CDS encoding GNAT family protein — translation MEKWLHQITLEGALVKLEPLERKHNQALMNAAADGNLWDLWYTAIPTHETVDAYIDKALKEYEEDKSLPFVVIDKKTDRIVGTTRYMNATPAHKRLEIGSTWYAKSAQRTGINTACKYLLLKYAFEELHCIAVEFRTHWHNTPSRNAIARLGAKQDGVLRSHQIGPDGTLRDTVVFSITQSEWSVTKMGLEFKMRKNS, via the coding sequence ATGGAAAAGTGGCTACATCAAATAACACTGGAAGGCGCACTAGTAAAACTAGAACCATTAGAGCGGAAGCACAATCAGGCCTTAATGAATGCTGCGGCTGACGGGAATTTATGGGACTTGTGGTATACCGCCATTCCGACCCACGAAACCGTAGATGCATACATAGATAAAGCGCTGAAGGAATACGAGGAGGATAAATCTTTACCCTTTGTGGTGATCGATAAAAAGACAGATCGCATCGTCGGAACGACCCGATACATGAACGCTACGCCTGCGCATAAAAGATTGGAGATCGGTTCCACCTGGTATGCTAAATCTGCTCAAAGGACGGGAATTAATACTGCGTGCAAGTATTTATTGCTGAAATATGCCTTCGAGGAATTGCATTGTATAGCGGTTGAATTTAGAACGCATTGGCACAATACACCTTCAAGAAATGCCATTGCCAGGTTAGGCGCTAAACAGGATGGCGTCTTACGGAGCCACCAAATAGGGCCTGATGGAACCCTTCGAGATACCGTCGTTTTTTCAATTACTCAAAGTGAATGGTCCGTTACAAAAATGGGGCTGGAATTTAAAATGAGAAAAAACAGCTAA
- a CDS encoding PEP/pyruvate-binding domain-containing protein yields the protein MCKITFPKTIFLVLSIVFNHSAILGQQTPIINYSINVNGQVQLEVNSSAENYYILKIRHNPSSEFQLPTSMTLGKPGTTVITEPLGNYPLEHYQVLEYPIDTPVDTDGDGIDDMTEYQNMPMQGPMNAAPPIDIDDGVIVIDSFASFKKLSITKEYVQWSEFLNGKGFVKFMIVDFHTSSPKIYFINSYTHDLHSGFANKVGIDHIGDQVKTGQIIYHPTTVSNNGTLGTFTFNYSNGHGQDFDVVQKSHELLAANMPFLKNNLSYFITPRNEDEYERDIALFQDARIPVLFEADIYAEIDYWGLNQTEGFGFFRRMALEEIPGPKDIVFYEALPNSLPRVGGIISSVIQTPLSHVNLRAIQNNIPNAFIREPLAIDSIADLLDHYIYFKVAQDHYFIREADLEEVNAWFEDIRPDEEQTPPLNLEYTSILPLDDITFEMFDGFGAKCANVATMRTFGFPAGTIPDGFGVPFYFYQEFMKYNHFFEEIEVIINNPEFQSDRVLRDEMLNDFRKKIKDAAMPTWMLNELAAMQAAFPSGTSIRCRSSTNNEDLPGFNGAGLYTSKTQHPDEGHIAKSIKQVYASLWNLRAFEEREFYRINHFSASMGVLCHPNYSDEKANGVGVSIDPLYQTDNTFYLNSQVGEELITNPGATSIPEEILLDRVSFSENDYIVIQRSNLAPNNGIIMREEYLDQMRDYLSIIHDEFEALYHAEDNESFAMDIEYKITSDGQLIIKQARPWVSYEPLIISVKAVPDHIDLKIFPNPAHEYIYVQCDDCKLTALSITDSMGKQMHVKTLGDANHSNIQIFIRNLPPGVYVISGLAENTRDYFSKKFVKK from the coding sequence ATGTGTAAAATAACCTTTCCAAAAACCATTTTTTTAGTACTCAGCATAGTGTTTAATCATAGTGCAATACTTGGCCAACAAACGCCCATTATAAACTATAGCATCAACGTAAATGGTCAAGTCCAATTGGAGGTCAATTCAAGTGCAGAAAACTATTATATTCTAAAAATCAGACATAACCCCTCCTCTGAATTTCAATTGCCTACTTCCATGACATTAGGGAAACCAGGTACTACCGTTATTACGGAGCCATTAGGAAATTATCCCTTGGAACATTACCAGGTGTTAGAATACCCGATTGACACCCCTGTCGATACGGACGGAGATGGCATAGATGATATGACGGAATATCAAAATATGCCTATGCAAGGTCCGATGAACGCAGCGCCACCTATTGACATTGACGATGGCGTAATTGTCATAGATAGTTTTGCAAGTTTTAAAAAACTATCCATTACCAAGGAGTATGTGCAATGGTCTGAATTTCTTAATGGGAAGGGATTTGTAAAATTTATGATCGTAGATTTCCACACATCCAGTCCGAAAATTTATTTTATCAATAGCTACACGCATGATCTTCATTCAGGTTTTGCTAATAAGGTGGGGATCGACCACATTGGTGATCAAGTAAAAACAGGACAAATCATTTATCACCCCACCACGGTATCCAATAATGGCACCTTGGGCACCTTTACGTTTAATTACAGCAATGGGCATGGGCAAGATTTTGACGTCGTTCAAAAATCGCATGAATTGCTCGCAGCAAATATGCCCTTTTTAAAAAACAATTTGTCTTACTTTATTACCCCTCGCAATGAAGATGAATATGAACGGGATATAGCACTTTTTCAGGATGCTAGAATCCCTGTTCTTTTCGAAGCAGATATTTATGCGGAAATTGATTATTGGGGCTTAAACCAGACAGAAGGGTTTGGCTTTTTTCGTCGGATGGCTTTAGAAGAAATACCCGGCCCAAAGGATATCGTTTTCTATGAAGCTTTGCCAAATTCCCTTCCCCGCGTTGGTGGCATCATCAGCTCGGTTATTCAAACGCCTTTGTCTCATGTTAATTTAAGAGCTATTCAGAATAACATTCCCAATGCCTTTATTCGGGAGCCCTTAGCGATCGATTCTATCGCCGATTTGCTAGACCACTATATCTACTTTAAGGTAGCGCAAGACCACTATTTTATCCGGGAAGCTGACCTGGAAGAAGTCAATGCTTGGTTTGAAGACATTAGACCAGATGAAGAACAAACCCCTCCCTTAAATTTAGAATACACCTCCATTCTACCCTTAGATGACATTACTTTTGAGATGTTCGATGGATTTGGAGCTAAATGTGCCAATGTAGCTACCATGAGAACTTTTGGCTTTCCTGCAGGAACAATACCTGATGGCTTTGGTGTCCCCTTTTATTTTTACCAAGAATTCATGAAGTACAATCACTTTTTCGAAGAGATAGAAGTGATCATAAATAATCCGGAATTTCAATCAGATAGAGTGCTGCGAGATGAAATGTTAAATGATTTTAGAAAAAAAATCAAGGATGCTGCTATGCCCACCTGGATGCTGAATGAATTAGCAGCCATGCAGGCGGCATTCCCTTCAGGCACCTCCATCCGATGTCGGTCAAGTACAAACAATGAGGACTTGCCGGGGTTCAATGGGGCAGGGTTATATACCTCGAAGACGCAGCATCCAGATGAAGGGCATATTGCTAAATCCATCAAACAGGTATATGCCAGTTTGTGGAACCTAAGGGCTTTCGAAGAGCGCGAATTTTACAGGATCAATCATTTCAGTGCGTCAATGGGTGTTTTATGTCATCCAAATTATTCCGATGAAAAAGCGAATGGGGTGGGGGTCAGTATTGATCCTTTATACCAAACGGATAATACATTTTATTTAAATTCCCAAGTAGGAGAGGAATTGATTACCAATCCTGGTGCTACTTCTATACCGGAAGAAATCTTACTAGATAGGGTTTCATTTAGTGAGAATGATTATATCGTTATTCAACGTTCCAACCTCGCACCCAACAATGGGATCATCATGAGGGAGGAATACCTGGATCAGATGAGAGACTACCTAAGCATTATTCATGACGAATTTGAAGCACTATATCATGCAGAAGATAATGAAAGCTTTGCCATGGATATTGAATACAAAATCACAAGCGATGGTCAACTTATCATTAAACAAGCACGTCCGTGGGTTTCCTACGAACCGCTTATAATTTCCGTAAAAGCGGTTCCAGATCATATTGATTTAAAAATTTTCCCGAACCCTGCTCATGAATATATTTATGTACAATGTGATGACTGCAAGCTAACTGCATTAAGCATTACAGATAGCATGGGAAAGCAAATGCATGTAAAAACGCTCGGCGACGCAAATCATTCAAATATTCAAATTTTCATAAGAAATTTACCGCCTGGCGTTTATGTCATAAGTGGCCTGGCAGAAAATACGAGGGACTATTTTTCAAAGAAATTTGTGAAGAAATAA